A stretch of DNA from Lotus japonicus ecotype B-129 chromosome 4, LjGifu_v1.2:
ttatattggggGTCAAAGACTTTTGTTAAAAATGAAACATTGTCAAGAACTTGCGTTGACGTCAAACATCAACATGTACTTTTTTGCAGTCACCCCACTTCATAGAGATGACTCATCTTGGAAAATTATCGAAAAAATATGCAAAACAATCTATTTCAATTCTGAAAGAAAGGCAGCAGAGCTTGAATGTGTCTTGAAAGTCCATAGCACACAAAAGACATTTGCTTTGTTTGAGAAATGTAGAGAAATGGTGAAGATTAATGCTGAAGAGATGCAAAATGGGCACCCCAGATGCCTGGTTGATGGAAATGAGCTAATGAGGTTTCATGGCACAACTATTGCATGCTCTCTTGGAATAAATGACTCTTCCAGCCTGTGCACTTTAGACCAATGTGGTGTGTGTCAAATTATGAGGTATGGTTTCTCTGCCAAACAAGAATTCAATGGTTTTGTTGGGGTAATCACCAATTCTACATGTGAAAACGCCATTGATTCAATTGGCTCATCTAGTGTACCAATCAATAGAAAATGTGTTATAGTGTGTCGAGTAATAGCTGGGAGAATCAACAACCCCATGCAAGAGATCCAAGAAATTGATGATTCGGGGTATCATTCGTTGGTGAAAAAGATAAATGGCCAATCAGATATTGAAGAGCTCAGTGTTTTGAATCCCAAAGCTGTCCTCCCTTGCTTTGTGGTAATCTACAGATTTTGAAGGTTAAAAggtgtggtggtgatgataTTTTAGTgccttttattttattaacatcttgtatcattttatttaaagtAAATTATGTGAGGATAGagacataattttatttttctgtatGGCATTGTATTAGTATTTTTAAACTAGTTATTGATTTGTTTTTGTACTTTAGCTATTGTTGAGAGAAAGGTTTTTGATTTTATGAGACATCATTTacattgattatttattttaaagatgATTAGGGCTATTTATGTAAATAAGTAGAGATTAAATCGTTGTCAACATATAATTTCTTAATATTTGATGTTGAGAaggcaaaaaatgaaaaaatcattagtgttttttattataaattgtTCAATTTTTTCCTCTACGCACGAGGCCAAGTGTTATTTCATGTCTTTCATGGTGGGGTTTGGATGATCCAGATTGAGTTAAGCTAACTAAATGTTTTTTACTTTTCATTATTCTAGGTTCCTTTTTTATTCTTTCGTCTTTTTGTGTGGTATGTCAATTATATATGAAGCTCCAATGTGTTATTGTTTTGAGTGCACGAGTTTGAACACATTATTGTGTAAACCTTGAGAGCAAAATCAAATGTCATGTTTGACCAAAGGTCCTCCACGAAATTTGGCTTTTAGAGTTATGAATATTCCACTACATAAAACTCTTTTTTACCCAATGCAAAAGCAATATTTTTGTTTGCGTTGTTTCATCTATCCGTGGTTCTACTAAACAAAAATTCAGTATCTGGAATTTCAAGGACTGAATACCTTGATGGAACCAAGTACAAGCAACGATTGCAAATGCTATTGATTTTCTTCGAGAAAATTGAGGTCAACGTTATGTTCGTTCCTTCATATGAAGACAATGAGATTGTAGAGAAAGAAATCTAAATTAAACAACCTACAGTTATGAAAAATCCTACTAATTTGATGGTCAGTTGACAAGCCTTCGATGAGTGAGGGGATGAAAATGTTAGAGATCATTCTGCTAGTGTATTGCTTAAGGAACTCCCCCTTCCCTAGAGAAAATTTAGAAATAATATAAAGGGCAAGAAGAATTGCTTCACCTATAAGAACTAGTGGTCTACGAAGTTTAGGGTTGATGAAGTAAGTTTCCAAAAAATAAGTATCACTCAATCTCTTATAATTTATCTAATGCCTAATTGTAGAGCCTTGTAATATATAGATGAAACAATTACACTTCATTACTAAATTACTTTACCAAAGCCCTCCCAAGAAATTAGATAAGATACTCAATGAGATGCGACAAAATAACCTAAAATTAGATTaccaaatttaaaaacaaatgtAGGTCTCAAACTTATTGATGTTGATGCCCAAGATAGTGCACATAAAGATCTACAACCTTAA
This window harbors:
- the LOC130713343 gene encoding uncharacterized protein LOC130713343; the protein is MSEVWLYLKKSLQCKPHSSEVYDPKPRSQASNAMLMISPISHEIVLDRTSGEIKICPCFPYSHGNIDGSLRSMKQTLCVDCDECHIFSKPKVRKDFASDLPTLNSHHECAKKHQKSLDTIEEHDIPEHSVTPLHRDDSSWKIIEKICKTIYFNSERKAAELECVLKVHSTQKTFALFEKCREMVKINAEEMQNGHPRCLVDGNELMRFHGTTIACSLGINDSSSLCTLDQCGVCQIMRYGFSAKQEFNGFVGVITNSTCENAIDSIGSSSVPINRKCVIVCRVIAGRINNPMQEIQEIDDSGYHSLVKKINGQSDIEELSVLNPKAVLPCFVVIYRF